In Lysobacter luteus, a single window of DNA contains:
- a CDS encoding F0F1 ATP synthase subunit B — MNPNMTFFGQMISFAILVWFTMKFIWPPLNAAIEERQKKIAEGLAAAERSQKDLAQAQQSADAALREARVKANEIIEQAHQRANQIVDQAKTDAAVEATRQKAMADAEIVAAQNRAREDLRKQVSVLAVSGAEKLLRREIDANAHKALLDELAAQL, encoded by the coding sequence ATGAATCCCAACATGACTTTCTTCGGTCAGATGATCTCCTTCGCGATCCTTGTCTGGTTCACGATGAAGTTCATCTGGCCGCCGCTGAATGCGGCCATCGAAGAGCGCCAGAAGAAAATCGCCGAGGGCCTGGCGGCTGCCGAGCGCAGCCAGAAGGACCTCGCCCAGGCGCAGCAGAGCGCCGACGCCGCGCTGCGCGAGGCACGGGTCAAGGCCAACGAGATCATCGAGCAGGCGCACCAGCGCGCCAATCAGATCGTCGACCAGGCCAAGACCGATGCCGCGGTGGAAGCCACCCGCCAGAAGGCGATGGCCGACGCCGAGATCGTCGCGGCGCAGAACCGTGCCCGCGAGGACCTGCGCAAGCAGGTGTCGGTGCTGGCCGTCAGCGGTGCCGAGAAGCTGCTCCGCCGCGAGATCGACGCCAACGCCCACAAGGCGCTGCTCGACGAACTCGCCGCGCAGCTCTGA
- a CDS encoding F0F1 ATP synthase subunit delta, translating to MSQSLTLARPYARAAFAASRNDGRAASWSQALAFAAQVAADPHVQALLSHPQLSNDDAVALLATDGADEELKRFIGLLADNHRLVLLPEIAGLFEQLRAEAEQIVKARVTAASELPAAELESIRAGLKRRFGREVEIETAVDPSLIGGAVIDAGDVVIDGSLKGKLERLQGALAH from the coding sequence ATGAGCCAGTCCCTGACCCTCGCCCGACCGTATGCGCGCGCCGCGTTCGCGGCCTCGCGCAACGACGGCCGTGCCGCGTCGTGGTCGCAGGCGCTCGCGTTCGCCGCGCAGGTCGCGGCCGACCCGCACGTGCAGGCGCTGCTGTCGCACCCGCAGCTCTCCAACGACGACGCGGTCGCCCTGCTCGCCACCGACGGTGCCGACGAGGAGCTGAAGCGCTTCATCGGCCTGCTCGCCGACAACCACCGCCTGGTGCTGTTGCCGGAGATCGCGGGCCTGTTCGAGCAGCTGCGGGCCGAGGCCGAGCAGATCGTCAAGGCGCGCGTCACCGCCGCAAGCGAACTGCCGGCGGCCGAGCTCGAGTCGATCCGCGCCGGCCTCAAGCGTCGCTTCGGCCGCGAGGTCGAGATCGAGACGGCGGTTGATCCGTCGCTGATCGGCGGCGCGGTGATCGATGCGGGCGACGTGGTGATCGATGGTTCGCTCAAGGGCAAGCTCGAGCGGCTCCAGGGCGCACTGGCCCACTGA